ATTTTGAAATGGGGAATTGGAAGTACAAGGTCGGTCGGTCGCCAATGGGAAACAATGCaaatggaaaaaaaaaaaagagttgTCATGCTAGCCGGCGGGGAAAAAGAGGAATTTGATATGGGCGCTAGATGGCTGTGACTGCAGGCCTCGGCGGAGACTGCCTGGCGGACGCGGTGCGGATGCCAAAAAACTTGAGACAGGCGATGCCCATGCTCTTGTGTTTTTCGAGAGGAGGCACGGgtgcggcggcggaggagtCTGACTCTACGCTGGAGCGTGGAAGGGGTTTGTCGTCGGGGAGGGGAGAGGGTGCGGCGGGGACGCAGAAGTGGATGTGGTCTACGGCGTCGGGGTGAGTGAGGACGATGGGCTTGTTGAGTGCTACGGGGGTGGGACAGACGATGTGCTGGGGCCCTGTGTAGCGGTATGGCATGGCGGGCAGCGGGGGGACTTGGTGGTCGAGCGCGCTGGCTGCGGGACTGGCGGACCGGGATGACTCTGGTGAGGCAAATGCGACGGAGAGTGTCCGGCGGTGGCGGGGCACAAAGTCTGGGCTGCTGCGGGCCGAggaggcgggggcgggggcgggggcgggggcgggggcgggcaATCTACTGGAGAGAACATCGCAGGAGCGGGCAGAGTGCAGCGTCCTTTGGCGGGATTGCAGGCCCGGCGGGATGGGGGGCTCGTGTACTCTGATTTTTGGCTGGGAGGCAATTCTGCGCGGGTGGTGTGGGTATGGCAGAGGCGCAGGCAGAAAGTCAGGCGATGGCTGGCGCGGAGGAGGCGAGTCTGGGCGGACAAAGATGGAGGCCATTGCTGCAACAGACAGCCAGCTGCAAGTCTGTTTTTATGTCTTGTCTGCTCCAGCGGCCATTTCCCGATTTGGACTCTGTTCCGTATTTGGAATGTCTAAATCGAGATCTCAACCTCTACTTTATCATCTGTCACTTTGCTTGTTATTATCCTCGAATTACAACCAGCAACCGCGTTTCACCTCGCTGCCTGTCTGTGCTGCGCCCACTCCatctccaccatctctccctctctctctccctctctctccctcccgACTCTCTCGgattctttctttctctagtCTGCCTCGCGCTGCCTTAGTCTATGCCGTCAACTACCTTCAATTTATCCTAGTCCTTGCTTGCACATACATCAATGCTCACCCGACGTCTGTCAATCATTTCTCGCCAAGTACACATGTTATCTACTTCTACTCTACTCCTTCCCTTCCAACTTAGAGAATTAGCTACCACCAAAAGGCACGAGGCCCAGTTAGTTTACGTACTCTATCACTACTACCGCGGACTCACCAGTGCTATGTACATATATCCACAAAACAAATACAGAAACATGAATGATCAGCATTGTCCATCCAACCCTCGATCGCATGTCCACCTACCGAGATGGCCTCCCACAACCGGCCGCGCCCGGAATCCCTCCGGTTGTCCATTCGTCGTCTCGTACCAGTCTCCAAGTGGCTGAGAGCTCAGTCCATCCGACGCCCATTTCTTTACAGAGCTGATAAACAGGTCCCGCCCTGCAGTGTCAGTCATGATCCCTGCAGTCCAGATCTCCCAATCTAGTAATACCATGAGttaccaaaaaaaaaatttcccCCCCATTCATGATTCCTAAAAAGGGGCTCTACTTGCCTGATTTCGTGTATGTATGCCTGCAGGCGTCCATTTAATAATAAAGTCGATCAATCAAGTGCAAGACAGTCAACGTACCGAGTATCCAGAGGAACACCGAATGGTTCTGTCAGCCAGAGCAAGTCCGTTAGTTGTCATACTATTATCCGCCGGAAAAGGCGACCACAGGTACGATATAATATCGTTATGTAAACAAGATACGTACGTGCTACAGTCTTGTACCATGCAGTTTCTGTCCTCAGATGAATGAATCAATGCATGCATTTGCAATCCTGCACAATCCGGACGTACGCATTTCATACACAGATTCGGGGAACACATCCAATTTGAGCAGCTTGTCCGCGTACATATTGTACGACAAGCCCCAGCTACAAACGACACAAGTTAGCCACTTGGCTGTCGATTCTGACCGACTTGACAGCCACCTTGCAGAATTCCCGTACTAGAATAAATTCTGTTAATCGATCACACTTAAAATATCACGTATACAATATGTCACTGACAGAAAGGGTCAGATGTTGTCCCGAAGATGAGGTCGCCAATTTTTGCCATTGCGTCACAAAACTGCTTGCAATCGACTGTACCAAATGTCGTCAGCAGCCATGGCCAGCAGCAGTCAAGCAGCACACATACCGAGTAATTAGCGCTCTGGGCCGGTGTCCCGACGAGCTCCGCGATCTGCGACATGGCTTTGATACCGACAATGCCCTTGATCGCAAGATTCGTCTGGTTCGCTAGCGAGCCCGCAAAGTCGTCCGTGCTGATTTGGTTCGCCGGAATGAGCGAATCCGATACGAGGAACTGTGTCCATTGGTCGAGCAGCCCTTTCTATTCATTTCGATCATGGAGtaaagggaaaagaaaaacgccACACAGGTTAGCGAATGCTCAGGTTCAGATATTTCAATTGTGCTTTCCCCGTGTTTTGCGCTCCCCAGCGTACAAGGGACGATGCAAAATTCCGGTAAAGAGATAACAAGATGGAACATTTGCTTACATATTGCTGCAGCTGCGAGTTGTCGCCCGTTTTCTGCGCGTAGCTGAGCGCCATAATGACCATGTTCCCGCTTTCTGCGATACAATAAGCCCCAGGGTCACTTCACCCATTCACAAACCGAACACTTACCTTCGACCGGCATCGCTTCGTCTCTGCCATCATTGTGTCCGACCGCATTGGGATAACTGGCGCCTAGATGGGGATGAGAGATAAATTAGTGGGTTTTGATGGGACGAATCAACAGCACCACACGCGCGCTACATCCCCCGATGACGAAATAGGCTTAAGTAGCCCAATTTCAATAAATTAGAAATGTGATAGATGAATAAGGTGAATCGCAAGTCGATAATGGCGGAGGAGCAAGGAAGGGCCCTCAAACGCCAAAGCAAAAACCCATACGCGTAACGCACCGAGATCATGTACACTCCATTTGTTGGGATACTGGCCCGTCGCCTGGTACCTGAATAATCCCTCAAGGAGGAACTTGCCAAGTGCCGGGTTGGTGTACAGCAGCACAGGCCACGCCGGGAATATCACGTCGACGGTGTTCACATTCTGTTTTGCCCGGATATTAGTCAGTAAAATGCACCAGCGTTGCTGTGCTCGACTGCGCGGCGGCCAACAACGTTACAAGGGACACGTACTCCGTCGCTTGAAATTTCtaaaacaaaaaatcaaTTAGTGATTAACGGGTTGGTCGGGTATTCTGCAACAGATACTGACCTTTCATGAAAACGAGCACATCGTCCGTGTTGAACGTTCCATCGCTGTTCTTCGACACAGTGATTTCGATCGCGCCCAGCGCCTGTCTAATGGAAAGCGCGACGATCGAAGCGTAGTCCGCCGATATCTTCGTCGCGTCGCTGTTTACCTTACTATCAAACGCCTGTGCTCTGGCAAGCGCGTTCTTGAAATCATCCAGGAACGACGAGatctaaaaaaaaaatatcagaatATGCGGGGTAAACAAGCCGCCCAGCGGCGCATCAGGATCGAAAATGAGCAAGCTCCCAATGGGAAAAAGAGATAGATTAATGAAAAAACATGAAAGGGGACCCACAACAGCGGACGGGGACGCGAACTGGCTCCAAAAATAAAGGCTTCTGGCTTGTCTCCCGTTATTGGCTACAATGTAGTTAATTGCCGGATCGCGAATGTGCCCGACGGAAAAGACGACTGGATCGGTGGGCGCTGAGCTGACTGTGCCCAAATCCCGAGAGAGACCGAATACGGGCCAGTTATTCGAGATGGCTCGGAAATTGGTGTCTTGCGTGTTGGAAAGCTTTCCGTTGTTGATGAATTGTGCTCGGACTGTGACGTCAGCTCCGGTTTGGAATGTCGTTCCAGCAGCCTGTGATGCGGTGAGATCATTTATCAAGCTTTGGGAAAATTTGGTGGACTTGCATTGGAGAGAGAATAAAAGGCCGAGCCGTCTGCGCCAATGATGTCAGTATCGTACGTAGCCGAGAATGTCAAAAAATTCTCACATTGAGTGTGATCGTTGACTTCAGTGAATACATTCTGGGTTTGGAGCTGGACTTGATGGGTGATAATACTACCAGTTGAGGTGGTCCAGTTTGCTATCATAGAGTTGTCACCAGAGACCCATTCTGCACTGATGTCCGAATACACTTGGACGCTGTGAGAAGCGCCATCCGTTGAAACGGCCGAGACAGCCATGTATGCGAAGGGGATGGACTGTTTGACAAGGTCTGTTGGCTACAGTACAGATTTGAATGAACGTTATTCGGAATGAGATAGATATACCGTCACATACCTCAACTGGGCTCAAGAAGGTAACAGTCAGGTCAACGGGTCCAGCCGACAACACAAAAATGCTTTGCGTAGAAGTGAACTGGACCGAAATGATAAGTATTCCGCATCATATTGATGATCACTCTCTTACCTGCGAACTTTTCTGAACCGCCTTGGAAAATGATGCAGCAGGCACGTTTGGAGTTCCCAGAAATACGAATGGCTTTCCATCGACTTTGACAAAGCCGGCCCAACCAACAATCTGTATTGCAATCAGACATTTGGATTTCAATAATATTGCAAGGACTCTACCTGGCCAGTCCAAAATGTAGGCCAAACATCATTGAGGGCAGCTCCTGCGTGTGGTAAAAGCAAAAGATGGTAAGCAAAAGATGTAACGTAACGGGTAAGAATTCCATACCAGATCCTTGAGCAAGCCATGCAGAAAGGTAGGGACTCCTGACTGCAAGAGGAAAAGATGCAGGGTTAAACGGGGTGGCTGTCCAAGATACAGAGGCAGCGACGGTGATGAAAAGGAATAGTGCATAGAGGCCTTTCAGAAGGTTGCCCATGTTGCAGAAAGATGCTTTGGCATATGGAGCTCTGCTTCAATTTATAGGATGGTTTGCGCGACCATTCGAACCACTAGTATACTTTGGATGCCATCAGTTGCACACTTTCAATCTTCGCTCTACAGATCATGCGGTGTGTTTATGCACATGCATAGTGTATAGGAAGAAGATTTACGTGAAGAAAATAGAACAGGAAGCGGGTTTTTCGTCTAGAATTATGAATCACAGGTTGTCGTCATGAGGCTGATTGGGAAAAAATAATGATATTTGGGACGTAGAAGGATGCCGCAGCATTGTGGTTCTTGTTTGCGACGAAACACGGCTACTCCGGATGGTCGCAAGTCAGAGAGAAACGCCCCTGGTGGAAGAGAGCAACCGGATCCTCGAGACGCTTTTTGAAAAGTCGGAATGCTATAAATAGGAAATGATCCCACTGATCTGTATTCGTCATCCAATCGTTGGCTTGTCTTTTGCTTCCAATTCCATTCCTGCTTTTGTGCTGCCTATTTTTCGCCTTCAACTGCTCATGGAATCTGCAATGGGCTTTACGATATCAAGATCAGGCCAAAGGCATGGTTGAGAGCGCCATGCACGCTCCTTTCTTCAAATTTACTGGCCTAGCCTTGATCCAAATTACTAGCCCAGTCATGTCTACTAAACAAATTCTACAAAGACCTGTTATTCTACTCAACTCGGTCTTACACTTCTGCTGGCAGAACCAAAGACATTAGAATGATTTTCCGCTGTCATATCACTTTGGCACTCTTTCTCTGGCCAAGTTCTTCTCTAGCCCTTGTTTACTTTTCTAACCTGCACGCCTACTATGGATCTGAACGCCAATTGCAAATGACGTTACCCGCACCTGCTCCAACTGATATTCACGACAAGTCCTCGATGGTCTCATTACCCTACAGCAGAGGACTTTCCTTTAATTC
The sequence above is a segment of the Psilocybe cubensis strain MGC-MH-2018 chromosome 4, whole genome shotgun sequence genome. Coding sequences within it:
- a CDS encoding Glutaminase A, with the protein product MGNLLKGLYALFLFITVAASVSWTATPFNPASFPLAVRSPYLSAWLAQGSGAALNDVWPTFWTGQIVGWAGFVKVDGKPFVFLGTPNVPAASFSKAVQKSSQFTSTQSIFVLSAGPVDLTVTFLSPVEPTDLVKQSIPFAYMAVSAVSTDGASHSVQVYSDISAEWVSGDNSMIANWTTSTGSIITHQVQLQTQNVFTEVNDHTQCENFLTFSATLINDLTASQAAGTTFQTGADVTVRAQFINNGKLSNTQDTNFRAISNNWPVFGLSRDLGTVSSAPTDPVVFSVGHIRDPAINYIVANNGRQARSLYFWSQFASPSAVISSFLDDFKNALARAQAFDSKVNSDATKISADYASIVALSIRQALGAIEITVSKNSDGTFNTDDVLVFMKEISSDGNVNTVDVIFPAWPVLLYTNPALGKFLLEGLFRYQATGQYPNKWSVHDLGASYPNAVGHNDGRDEAMPVEESGNMVIMALSYAQKTGDNSQLQQYKGLLDQWTQFLVSDSLIPANQISTDDFAGSLANQTNLAIKGIVGIKAMSQIAELVGTPAQSANYSSIASSFVTQWQKLATSSSGQHLTLSVIREFCKVAVNWGLSYNMYADKLLKLDVFPESVYEMQTAWYKTVAQPFGVPLDTRYVDYWEIWTAGIMTDTAGRDLFISSVKKWASDGLSSQPLGDWYETTNGQPEGFRARPVVGGHLGRWTCDRGLDGQC